In Nakamurella flava, a single genomic region encodes these proteins:
- a CDS encoding GntR family transcriptional regulator — protein sequence MPPAERAAQTDLLRQLRGGVGPSSEQIVAELRQVILAGGAVPGTAIPVDDVAALFSVSRIPVREALKTLVGEGLVDHRPRAGYTITSLTRAELEELYVVRRVLENAALGAAVAHAGDEHDAEVRAALADLDGMAEDGPGYQQGSRRFHTALVTSSQMHRLLAMLESAWNLTEPFQLMRHTPPETRRSLQDDHREMADAFAARDAERLLAAAERHSRTLEGIVAHLPATGGLTVET from the coding sequence CTGCCCCCCGCCGAGCGGGCCGCCCAGACCGATCTGCTGCGCCAACTGCGGGGCGGGGTGGGACCGTCCTCCGAGCAGATCGTCGCGGAGCTGCGGCAGGTCATCCTGGCCGGGGGCGCCGTCCCCGGGACGGCCATCCCCGTCGACGACGTGGCGGCGCTGTTCTCGGTGAGCCGGATCCCGGTCCGCGAGGCACTCAAGACGCTCGTCGGGGAGGGGCTGGTCGACCACCGGCCCCGGGCCGGTTACACGATCACCTCGTTGACCCGGGCCGAGTTGGAGGAGCTGTACGTCGTCCGGCGGGTGCTGGAGAACGCGGCCCTCGGCGCGGCGGTCGCCCACGCCGGGGACGAGCACGACGCCGAGGTCCGGGCCGCGCTGGCCGATCTCGACGGAATGGCCGAGGACGGCCCGGGCTATCAGCAGGGCAGCCGACGGTTCCACACCGCGCTGGTCACCTCCTCGCAGATGCACCGACTGCTGGCGATGCTGGAGTCGGCGTGGAATCTCACCGAGCCGTTCCAGCTGATGCGGCACACGCCGCCGGAGACCCGGCGCAGCCTGCAGGACGACCACCGCGAGATGGCGGACGCCTTCGCCGCCCGGGACGCCGAACGGCTGCTGGCGGCGGCCGAGCGGCACTCCCGCACCCTGGAGGGCATCGTCGCCCACCTGCCGGCGACCGGTGGGCTGACCGTCGAGACCTGA
- a CDS encoding NCS1 family nucleobase:cation symporter-1 — protein sequence MALFRRSRMAVVDVVPASQDRISPRLYNADLAPTQRAGRRWNSYNIFTLWANDVHSLGNYAFAIGLFALGLGAWQILLAFLVGAVLLFGLLSLSGFMGEKTGVPFPVMSRIAFGIHGAQIAAVVRGGVAIVWFGVQTYLASVVLRVLLVALFPGLDAMDQNSILGLSSLGWIAFVALWIVQVVIVSFGMEMIRKYEAFAGPVILGSMLAIAVWIFFSAGGSIAFSTDNALTGGEMWREIFVGGALWVAIYGTFVLNFCDFTRNAVGRSAITRGNFWGIPLNMLFFGAIVVVLAGGQFKINGQIIGSPADIVQTIPNTVLLVLACLALLLVTIAVNLMANFVAPIYALTNLFPTKLNFRRAALVSAVIGLVILPWNVYNNPTVIVYFLGGLGAILGPLFGVIMADYWLVRKARVNVPDLYTESPDGEYHFTRGFNPRAIAALIPAAAIAIVIAIVPAFHALAGFSWFIGAGLGLGFALLLADRRRPVSEVSGESIAVPSVH from the coding sequence ATGGCCCTCTTCCGAAGGAGCAGGATGGCTGTGGTCGATGTGGTGCCGGCGTCCCAGGACCGGATCAGCCCGCGGTTGTACAACGCGGATCTGGCCCCCACCCAGCGGGCCGGCCGCCGGTGGAACTCGTACAACATCTTCACGCTGTGGGCCAACGACGTCCACAGCCTCGGCAACTACGCGTTCGCCATCGGCCTGTTCGCCCTCGGTCTCGGCGCGTGGCAGATCCTGCTCGCCTTTCTCGTCGGCGCCGTCCTGCTCTTCGGCCTGCTCAGCCTGTCCGGTTTCATGGGCGAGAAGACCGGGGTGCCGTTCCCGGTGATGAGCCGGATCGCGTTCGGCATCCACGGCGCGCAGATCGCCGCGGTCGTCCGCGGCGGCGTGGCCATCGTCTGGTTCGGCGTGCAGACCTACCTCGCCTCGGTCGTGCTCAGAGTGCTGCTCGTGGCCCTTTTCCCGGGCCTGGACGCGATGGACCAGAACAGCATCCTGGGTCTGTCGTCCCTGGGCTGGATCGCCTTCGTCGCCCTGTGGATCGTGCAGGTCGTGATCGTCAGCTTCGGCATGGAGATGATCCGCAAGTACGAGGCGTTCGCCGGACCGGTCATCCTGGGCAGCATGTTGGCCATCGCCGTGTGGATCTTCTTCTCGGCCGGCGGATCCATCGCCTTCTCCACCGACAACGCCCTGACCGGCGGCGAGATGTGGCGGGAGATCTTCGTCGGCGGAGCCCTGTGGGTCGCGATCTACGGCACGTTCGTCCTGAACTTCTGCGACTTCACCCGCAACGCGGTCGGCCGGTCGGCGATCACCCGGGGCAACTTCTGGGGCATCCCGCTGAACATGCTGTTCTTCGGGGCCATCGTCGTCGTGCTGGCCGGCGGCCAGTTCAAGATCAACGGCCAGATCATCGGCAGCCCGGCCGACATCGTGCAGACGATCCCGAACACGGTCCTGCTGGTGCTGGCCTGCCTCGCGCTGCTGCTGGTCACCATCGCCGTCAACCTGATGGCGAACTTCGTGGCCCCGATCTACGCCCTGACCAACCTGTTCCCGACCAAGCTGAACTTCCGCCGCGCCGCCCTGGTCAGCGCCGTGATCGGCCTGGTCATCCTGCCGTGGAACGTCTACAACAACCCGACCGTCATCGTGTACTTCCTCGGCGGTCTGGGCGCGATCCTGGGCCCGCTGTTCGGCGTGATCATGGCCGACTACTGGCTGGTCCGAAAGGCCCGGGTCAACGTGCCCGACCTGTACACCGAGTCGCCGGACGGCGAGTACCACTTCACCCGCGGCTTCAACCCCAGGGCCATCGCCGCCCTGATCCCCGCGGCCGCCATCGCCATCGTGATCGCCATCGTGCCGGCCTTCCACGCCCTGGCCGGGTTCTCCTGGTTCATCGGCGCAGGCCTCGGGCTCGGCTTCGCCCTCCTGCTGGCCGATCGCCGTCGACCGGTCAGCGAGGTCTCGGGCGAGTCGATCGCCGTTCCCAGCGTTCACTGA
- a CDS encoding tyrosine-type recombinase/integrase translates to MTALDERTEVLTSRRLLDLVDTVIDTERLDLTASSLANATTDPEPRPAPLDVSRAWEAVDPASAPATLAAYRADWTRFTRWCVEHGRPALPAAPAVVAEYLTAVGRPAGSRACAPSTLVRWVSAINKVHLAHGMTPPGQSAPVRSILAEARQARDAGAPRSAPLALDDLRAMLAAIEPERAVWPTAVAARRDTALLLLGFAGALRRSELIELTLADVTIEPAVGLRIRGGGAGHRRDRPVRMLPFGQDPVTCAPCAWTAWRQILDAWDGADPAGGRRAVLVELHRRPGGERPGHVCRDAVLEPVGRDAPRAQRSLFPGVHRSGAIAGTAMTGEAVRKMVRRRAQGAGVTEPPGASLGAHSLRSGFITEALRRGADPRAVMAQTGHRDLAAVQAYAHRVAPPPADAVALLDL, encoded by the coding sequence GTGACCGCACTCGACGAGCGGACCGAGGTCCTGACCTCTCGTCGGCTCCTCGATCTGGTCGACACCGTGATCGACACCGAGCGGCTCGACCTCACGGCCTCGTCGCTCGCGAACGCCACGACCGATCCCGAGCCTCGCCCGGCCCCCCTGGACGTCAGCCGGGCCTGGGAGGCGGTCGACCCCGCATCCGCCCCCGCCACCCTGGCGGCCTACCGCGCGGACTGGACCCGGTTCACGCGCTGGTGCGTCGAGCACGGCCGACCGGCGCTGCCGGCGGCACCGGCCGTGGTCGCGGAATACCTGACGGCCGTCGGTCGACCGGCCGGCTCGCGAGCGTGTGCCCCCAGCACGCTGGTCCGGTGGGTCTCGGCCATCAACAAGGTGCACCTGGCCCACGGGATGACTCCACCCGGTCAATCCGCGCCGGTCCGCAGCATCCTGGCCGAGGCGCGACAGGCCCGCGACGCGGGCGCCCCCCGCTCGGCGCCACTGGCCCTGGACGACCTGCGAGCGATGCTCGCGGCCATCGAGCCCGAGCGCGCGGTCTGGCCCACGGCCGTCGCCGCCCGCCGGGACACCGCCCTGCTGCTGCTCGGCTTCGCGGGCGCACTCCGCCGGTCGGAGCTCATCGAGCTGACCCTGGCCGACGTCACGATCGAGCCCGCGGTGGGGCTGCGCATCCGCGGCGGCGGGGCCGGTCATCGGCGCGATCGTCCCGTTCGGATGCTGCCGTTCGGACAGGACCCGGTAACCTGCGCGCCCTGTGCGTGGACGGCGTGGCGCCAGATCCTCGACGCCTGGGACGGCGCCGACCCCGCCGGTGGCCGCCGGGCCGTCCTGGTCGAGTTGCATCGGCGCCCTGGCGGGGAACGGCCGGGGCACGTCTGCCGGGACGCCGTCCTGGAGCCGGTCGGCCGCGACGCGCCCCGGGCGCAGCGGTCCCTGTTTCCCGGCGTCCACCGGTCCGGTGCGATCGCCGGTACCGCGATGACCGGCGAGGCCGTCCGCAAGATGGTGCGCCGCCGAGCCCAGGGCGCCGGGGTGACCGAACCACCGGGCGCCAGCCTGGGCGCACACTCCCTGCGTTCCGGGTTCATCACCGAAGCGCTCCGGCGCGGGGCCGATCCGCGGGCCGTCATGGCGCAGACCGGTCACCGCGATCTCGCCGCCGTACAGGCCTACGCCCACCGCGTCGCCCCGCCGCCGGCCGACGCCGTCGCCCTGCTCGACCTGTGA
- a CDS encoding aspartate/glutamate racemase family protein, whose protein sequence is MRILVVNVNTTESMTAAIGLSAAAAASPGTEIVPLTPLFGAESVEGNYESYLAAIAVMETVRAYPEPFDAVIQAGYGEHGREGLQELLTVPVVDITEAAASTAMFLGHKYSVVTTLDRTVPLIEDRLKLAGLDARCASVRASGMAVLDLESDPAAAVEAIVTEAERAVRDDRAEVICLGCGGMAGLTEQVIERTGVPVVDGVAAAVTIAESLVRLGLTTSKSRTYAPPRPKRIVNWPPTAAPGFVLADDPHAAAAMA, encoded by the coding sequence GTGCGCATCCTGGTCGTCAACGTCAACACCACCGAGTCCATGACCGCCGCCATCGGACTCAGTGCGGCCGCCGCCGCGTCCCCGGGCACCGAGATCGTCCCGCTCACCCCGCTGTTCGGCGCCGAATCCGTGGAGGGCAACTACGAGAGCTACCTCGCGGCCATCGCGGTCATGGAGACGGTGCGGGCCTACCCCGAGCCGTTCGACGCGGTCATCCAGGCCGGCTACGGCGAGCACGGCCGGGAGGGTCTGCAGGAACTGCTGACCGTGCCGGTCGTCGACATCACCGAGGCCGCGGCCAGCACGGCCATGTTCCTCGGCCACAAGTACTCCGTCGTCACGACGCTGGACCGCACGGTGCCGCTCATCGAGGACCGGCTCAAGCTCGCCGGCCTGGACGCCCGGTGCGCCTCGGTGCGGGCCAGCGGCATGGCCGTGCTCGATCTCGAATCCGACCCGGCGGCGGCGGTCGAGGCCATCGTCACCGAGGCCGAACGGGCCGTCCGCGACGACCGGGCCGAGGTCATCTGCCTGGGCTGCGGCGGCATGGCCGGTCTGACCGAGCAGGTCATCGAACGCACCGGGGTGCCGGTGGTGGACGGGGTGGCCGCGGCGGTGACCATCGCCGAGTCGCTCGTCCGGCTCGGGCTCACCACCTCCAAGAGCCGCACGTACGCCCCGCCCCGTCCGAAGCGGATCGTCAACTGGCCGCCGACGGCCGCCCCCGGGTTCGTGCTGGCCGACGACCCGCACGCCGCGGCGGCGATGGCCTGA